The following proteins are encoded in a genomic region of Gimesia algae:
- a CDS encoding DUF1501 domain-containing protein produces MMNISKNCNGITRRNCLQIGLSAMTGLGMVDLLRLQSQAKGTAAPGPKATAKSVILIWMDGGPSHYESFDPKPEAPIEIRGEFNPISTTVPGVQFSQHMTRLASIFDKCSVIRSIRHNQGNHGAGNHYMMTGAPPRIPVGCGAFVSFHPSMGSVVAHQKPTTNNLPAYFSIPRMSRSGGPNFLGAKYAPFVMSDNPNSSNFRVRDLSLPSGLTDSRYQTRRDLRQQVDQLKRIRDKVAGDPVLSLDEYYEQGYSLVASTEAQKAFEIDRESDELRDKYGRNSFGQRALLARRLTEAGVPFVTLYEGGWDNHGSLFKSFRGRMPSFENTIATLIEDLDERGLLDTTMVLALGEFGRTPKINPGGGRDHWSNAMSVLMAGGGTPGGLALGATDKAGYSAVERVLSPENFVSTIYTKMGIDPDIMLYTPEGRPSHLVSDPTPIPELFA; encoded by the coding sequence ATGATGAATATTTCAAAGAATTGCAATGGAATCACACGACGAAATTGCCTGCAGATCGGCTTGAGTGCCATGACCGGTCTGGGGATGGTAGACTTACTTCGCCTGCAGTCCCAGGCCAAAGGCACCGCTGCTCCGGGACCGAAAGCCACCGCGAAAAGCGTGATCCTGATCTGGATGGACGGCGGTCCTTCGCACTATGAATCCTTCGATCCCAAACCGGAAGCACCGATTGAAATTCGCGGCGAATTCAACCCGATTTCCACGACGGTGCCCGGCGTCCAGTTCTCGCAGCACATGACGCGTCTGGCGTCGATCTTCGATAAATGCTCGGTCATCCGGTCAATCCGCCATAACCAGGGGAACCACGGGGCCGGTAACCATTACATGATGACCGGTGCCCCACCACGAATTCCAGTCGGCTGTGGCGCATTTGTGAGCTTCCATCCCAGCATGGGGTCTGTGGTTGCACATCAGAAACCAACAACCAACAATCTGCCCGCCTATTTCTCCATACCCCGCATGTCACGTTCCGGCGGACCGAACTTCCTGGGGGCCAAGTACGCCCCGTTCGTTATGTCGGACAATCCGAATTCATCCAACTTCCGCGTGCGGGACCTGTCTCTTCCCAGCGGTCTCACTGACAGCCGCTATCAAACTCGCCGCGATCTGCGTCAGCAGGTCGATCAGCTGAAACGCATCCGGGACAAAGTCGCCGGCGATCCGGTGCTCAGCCTGGATGAATACTATGAGCAAGGCTATAGCCTGGTCGCTTCCACCGAAGCACAGAAGGCCTTTGAAATAGATCGCGAGTCCGACGAGTTACGCGATAAATACGGTCGAAACTCATTCGGTCAACGTGCCCTGCTGGCCCGTCGTCTGACCGAAGCCGGTGTGCCGTTCGTCACCTTGTACGAAGGGGGCTGGGACAATCACGGCAGTCTGTTCAAGTCGTTCCGTGGTCGTATGCCTTCCTTTGAAAACACCATCGCGACACTGATCGAAGATCTGGACGAACGCGGTCTGCTGGATACGACCATGGTACTGGCACTGGGTGAATTCGGTCGGACACCGAAGATCAATCCCGGCGGCGGCCGCGATCACTGGTCGAATGCGATGTCCGTCCTGATGGCCGGCGGCGGAACACCCGGCGGACTCGCTCTCGGAGCGACCGACAAAGCCGGTTACTCAGCTGTCGAACGCGTGCTTTCTCCAGAAAACTTTGTCTCGACCATTTATACAAAAATGGGTATCGATCCTGACATAATGCTCTACACGCCGGAAGGCCGTCCTTCGCATCTGGTCAGCGATCCGACACCGATTCCGGAACTCTTCGCATAA
- a CDS encoding DUF1549 domain-containing protein, which produces MKSLLYQCLACLLLCSAISARAAETPQQAVTIYPEKVQLVGNRDRQQLLVSGLKNKQSIDRTREVQYQSDQPAVVQVNAAGVIEPVSNGKATVTVTDGATKIKVPVEVKDFGKQTLIDFERDVHPLFSRFSCNSGACHGKQRGQGGFQLSMFAFDPEFDYGALTKESRGRRASPLAPDQSLVLLKGAGKIPHGGGKKLPEGSKYYNIMEQWIAEGATRSVAEAPKLVKISAEPTERIMQPETKQQMVVTAYYSDGSTRDVTDLAEYMSSESVYVSVDEHGLVTAGSLMGEASIMARYMGNFASLSVTIPSENTVPDSFYAKLPRNNFIDGLVWDKLKKYGLKPSEPIDDATYLRRVAIDLIGRTPTAEEARAFLQDPSPNKRDRLVDYLLEQPEFGDHWANKWADLLRPNPYHVGIKTVLSYDAWIRKSFHQNKPLDQFTHELLTAQGGTWHNGAVTMFRDRRKPEELTTIVSQLFLGIRLSCAQCHHHPNEVWGQEDFYSFAAYFAKIGRKGRGISAPISGSEELIFTANSGSVRHPLTNEVLPPRPLFGEVPEIKENQDPREILADWIISPQNHFFAEVNANRIWADLMGRGIVEPIDDFRESNPPSNAPLIKALGQNFREQKFDLKKYVKTIVSSYTYSLSALPNETNVGDTRNYSRHYRQRLRAEVLLDSVSEMIGVPDSFSAMPKDSTAKQIWTHRVSSVFLDSFGRPDPNQDPPCERTTDTTVVQVLHMMNSRDLYARIQSKNGNSAAWAKSKMTPDQIVEEIYLTAYSRYPTIEEKRLGRSLFEQEGADRQQVIEDLMWALLNTPEYLFKN; this is translated from the coding sequence ATGAAATCTCTTCTCTATCAATGTCTAGCCTGTCTGCTGCTGTGTTCCGCCATTTCTGCGCGAGCCGCTGAGACTCCGCAGCAAGCTGTGACGATCTATCCCGAAAAAGTACAACTGGTTGGCAACCGCGACCGGCAGCAGTTACTGGTTTCCGGTCTTAAAAACAAACAGTCCATCGACCGGACTCGCGAAGTGCAGTATCAGTCCGATCAGCCCGCTGTGGTTCAGGTGAATGCAGCCGGCGTAATTGAGCCTGTCTCGAACGGAAAAGCGACGGTCACCGTGACCGATGGTGCCACGAAAATTAAAGTGCCCGTCGAAGTCAAAGATTTCGGCAAGCAGACATTAATCGATTTTGAGCGCGATGTGCATCCGCTGTTTTCGCGGTTCAGCTGTAACAGCGGTGCGTGTCATGGAAAACAGCGCGGTCAGGGTGGATTTCAATTGTCGATGTTCGCCTTCGATCCAGAATTTGATTATGGTGCGCTGACGAAGGAATCACGGGGTCGCCGTGCTTCGCCACTGGCACCGGATCAAAGCCTCGTCCTGCTCAAAGGTGCCGGCAAGATTCCGCACGGCGGTGGTAAAAAACTGCCTGAAGGCAGCAAATATTACAACATTATGGAACAGTGGATCGCGGAAGGTGCCACACGTTCTGTTGCTGAGGCACCGAAGCTCGTGAAAATCTCGGCGGAACCGACCGAGCGGATCATGCAGCCTGAAACAAAACAGCAGATGGTGGTGACCGCATATTACAGTGATGGTTCCACCCGCGATGTGACGGACCTCGCCGAATACATGTCGAGCGAAAGTGTTTACGTTTCCGTCGATGAGCACGGTCTGGTGACCGCGGGTTCGCTGATGGGTGAAGCTTCGATCATGGCCCGCTACATGGGAAATTTCGCCTCCCTGAGCGTTACGATTCCTTCTGAGAATACAGTCCCGGACAGTTTCTATGCCAAGCTGCCTCGCAATAACTTCATTGATGGTCTGGTTTGGGACAAATTGAAGAAATACGGACTGAAACCTTCTGAACCGATTGACGATGCCACTTATCTACGGCGTGTTGCCATCGATTTGATTGGACGCACTCCGACTGCTGAAGAAGCACGGGCGTTTCTGCAGGATCCTTCTCCCAACAAACGGGATCGGCTGGTCGATTATCTGCTGGAACAGCCCGAGTTCGGCGATCACTGGGCCAACAAATGGGCTGATCTCCTGCGACCCAATCCGTATCATGTGGGGATCAAGACCGTCTTGAGTTATGATGCCTGGATTCGGAAATCGTTTCACCAGAACAAACCCCTCGATCAGTTCACGCATGAATTGCTGACTGCGCAAGGGGGCACGTGGCATAACGGTGCGGTGACCATGTTCCGTGATCGTCGCAAACCCGAAGAGCTCACTACAATTGTCAGTCAGCTCTTTCTGGGAATTCGCTTGAGTTGTGCCCAGTGTCATCACCACCCCAACGAAGTCTGGGGTCAGGAAGATTTCTACAGTTTCGCGGCCTACTTCGCCAAAATCGGCCGTAAAGGCCGCGGAATTTCGGCCCCGATTTCCGGTTCAGAAGAGCTGATTTTCACAGCGAATTCCGGCAGCGTGCGTCATCCGCTGACCAATGAAGTCCTGCCACCCCGCCCCCTGTTTGGCGAAGTGCCTGAGATTAAAGAAAATCAGGATCCACGCGAAATACTGGCAGACTGGATTATTTCACCCCAGAATCATTTCTTCGCTGAAGTGAATGCCAACCGAATCTGGGCGGATCTGATGGGACGTGGCATTGTCGAACCCATCGACGATTTTCGCGAAAGCAATCCGCCCAGTAACGCGCCGCTGATTAAAGCGCTGGGACAGAATTTCCGCGAACAGAAATTTGACCTCAAAAAATACGTTAAAACGATCGTCAGTTCCTATACTTACAGCTTGAGTGCCCTGCCCAATGAAACGAACGTCGGTGATACGCGCAACTACTCGCGACATTATCGTCAGCGGCTGCGGGCTGAAGTGCTGCTGGACAGCGTCAGCGAAATGATCGGCGTGCCCGATTCATTTTCAGCCATGCCCAAGGATTCAACGGCCAAACAGATCTGGACGCACCGCGTCAGTTCAGTCTTCCTCGACTCCTTCGGCCGTCCCGATCCCAACCAGGATCCGCCTTGCGAACGGACGACAGATACCACGGTCGTGCAGGTTCTGCATATGATGAATTCCCGTGATCTGTATGCCCGCATACAGTCTAAGAATGGCAACAGCGCCGCATGGGCCAAGAGTAAAATGACGCCCGATCAGATCGTAGAAGAAATCTATCTGACGGCTTATTCACGTTATCCGACCATTGAAGAAAAACGACTGGGGCGCTCCCTGTTTGAACAGGAAGGGGCTGATCGACAGCAGGTCATCGAAGACCTGATGTGGGCACTGCTCAATACACCGGAATACCTTTTCAAAAACTGA
- a CDS encoding 5' nucleotidase, NT5C type, which translates to MAVRHILLDMDGVISDFMGAILELHDQGHLLEQWPPGERNYAGVLGMTKDEFWKPVDSVGGRFWQEFPPYPWLDELLTLLKQTAPMTISTSPSRSAACASAKVEWLRQHFQQPLFMDFMIGTQKYLLAKPDVVLIDDQHKNVDLFREHGGQAILFPQPWNENYAITDRVGYVKSELEKMTQVG; encoded by the coding sequence ATGGCTGTGCGACATATTTTACTGGACATGGATGGCGTGATTTCCGATTTTATGGGTGCCATTCTTGAATTACATGATCAGGGGCATCTGCTGGAACAGTGGCCTCCCGGAGAGCGGAACTACGCAGGCGTACTGGGAATGACGAAAGATGAATTCTGGAAACCCGTCGATTCTGTCGGCGGACGCTTCTGGCAGGAATTTCCTCCCTATCCGTGGCTCGACGAACTGCTGACTCTACTGAAACAGACAGCCCCGATGACCATCAGCACATCTCCCAGTCGCAGTGCCGCCTGTGCGTCGGCCAAAGTCGAATGGCTCAGGCAGCATTTTCAGCAACCCCTGTTCATGGATTTCATGATCGGTACGCAAAAATATCTGCTGGCAAAACCGGATGTCGTGCTGATTGACGATCAGCATAAGAATGTCGACCTGTTCCGGGAGCATGGCGGACAGGCGATTCTGTTCCCTCAACCCTGGAATGAAAATTATGCCATCACGGACCGTGTTGGCTACGTAAAATCAGAGCTGGAAAAAATGACGCAAGTCGGATAA
- a CDS encoding Rieske 2Fe-2S domain-containing protein — protein MANWIPLGNAYEISPGTRKAYTVKGTEIAVFHVADGDQPGTFYAIDNACPHQGASLIEGEGCGTEVTCPLHDWNFDVATGECHDFPDFALTRFDLKVETGVLMVDGAAFGDPGPPANLFLVRYGAMGWVDHFSAEPEDDYPHRTAVLLETSRGEEVGEILSAVGQMEKPPTAAGSIVREFTPTDQSALTSQEDVTARVFQDCQTLIQERGMPTEIIDCEQLFDQQTVVLYYLGSRMPALEILAQELNANYTWRIVFHPVDEAPAASSCSSGGGGCGCNEK, from the coding sequence ATGGCCAACTGGATTCCGCTGGGAAACGCATATGAAATTTCTCCCGGCACACGTAAAGCTTATACCGTTAAAGGCACTGAGATTGCTGTCTTCCATGTTGCTGACGGAGATCAGCCGGGAACGTTTTACGCCATCGACAATGCCTGCCCGCATCAGGGCGCATCTCTGATTGAAGGCGAGGGGTGTGGCACGGAAGTCACCTGTCCTCTGCATGACTGGAATTTTGATGTTGCCACAGGCGAGTGTCATGACTTTCCTGATTTCGCGTTGACCCGCTTTGATCTCAAAGTAGAGACCGGCGTGTTAATGGTGGATGGTGCGGCGTTCGGCGATCCGGGGCCGCCGGCGAATCTGTTTCTGGTCCGCTACGGTGCGATGGGCTGGGTCGATCATTTTTCCGCAGAACCCGAAGACGACTATCCTCACCGTACTGCCGTCCTGCTGGAAACCAGCCGCGGTGAAGAAGTCGGAGAGATTCTTTCTGCAGTAGGTCAGATGGAAAAGCCGCCGACTGCCGCCGGTTCCATCGTCCGCGAATTCACGCCCACCGATCAGTCAGCTCTGACCAGTCAGGAAGATGTGACCGCACGCGTCTTCCAGGATTGTCAGACCCTGATTCAGGAACGGGGTATGCCGACCGAAATCATTGACTGCGAACAACTGTTTGATCAGCAGACCGTCGTACTGTATTATCTGGGAAGCCGCATGCCGGCGCTGGAAATACTGGCACAGGAACTCAATGCCAACTACACCTGGCGAATCGTGTTTCATCCGGTCGATGAAGCGCCTGCAGCATCCAGCTGTTCTAGTGGTGGTGGCGGTTGTGGCTGTAATGAAAAATAA
- a CDS encoding dipeptidase, with protein MSNPINRRSFLGTSLAATSLGLAAADSATAAEQSPAKPAAKQKPIQNEVILHARQVALDILKPSKKQLAHGLELHAESLVFDSYGFAPRSAVDGERLAEAISNHASTAEIQDLREDMSMTRCVTDPAEQREFKEAFDASGVTCIFQNAGEEGQDPMRLMKRLARFTFTTDMLSDFVFKAVTPEDIVQAKQEGRHCLYLTGNGVPLTQQWVTTTDEMKYMRIFFQLGIRMMHMTYNRRNMLGDGCAEPANAGLSDFGRTVVGEMNRLGIIPDVAHSGWQTSLETAQVSKKPVVASHSTCAALHKHIRSKPDEVIKAIVDTNGLIGICCIPRYLGGKGDISALLDHVDYVVKNFGIDYVAIGTDVSYTSRNNSLERKKVPRAPRSRTAWRSLWPKDPFVESPEMRTSVSWTNWPLFTVGLVQRGYSDADVQKIIGGNVLRVCQESLT; from the coding sequence ATGAGCAACCCTATCAACCGCCGTTCTTTTCTGGGTACTTCACTGGCGGCAACCAGCCTGGGCCTGGCGGCTGCCGACTCTGCCACCGCCGCTGAACAATCTCCAGCAAAACCCGCTGCAAAACAGAAGCCGATTCAAAATGAAGTCATTCTGCACGCCCGCCAGGTCGCACTTGACATTTTGAAGCCCAGCAAGAAACAGCTGGCGCATGGACTGGAACTGCATGCGGAATCACTGGTCTTCGATTCGTACGGCTTTGCACCCCGCTCAGCCGTCGATGGAGAGCGTCTGGCGGAAGCCATCAGCAACCATGCGTCGACCGCAGAAATTCAGGATCTGCGGGAAGACATGTCGATGACCCGCTGCGTGACCGACCCCGCCGAGCAGCGCGAATTCAAAGAAGCCTTCGACGCTTCCGGCGTGACCTGTATCTTCCAAAACGCGGGCGAGGAAGGGCAGGACCCCATGCGACTGATGAAGCGGCTGGCGCGGTTCACTTTCACGACCGACATGCTCTCCGACTTTGTTTTTAAAGCGGTGACACCGGAAGACATCGTGCAAGCCAAACAGGAAGGACGTCACTGTCTGTATCTGACAGGGAATGGCGTCCCCTTAACGCAACAATGGGTAACCACTACAGACGAAATGAAATACATGCGGATCTTTTTCCAGCTGGGGATTCGCATGATGCACATGACTTACAACCGTCGCAACATGCTGGGTGACGGCTGTGCTGAACCGGCGAACGCGGGACTGAGTGACTTCGGTCGTACCGTCGTGGGGGAGATGAATCGACTGGGCATCATTCCCGATGTCGCGCACTCCGGCTGGCAGACCAGTCTGGAAACCGCACAGGTCTCGAAAAAACCGGTTGTCGCCAGCCATTCCACCTGTGCTGCCCTCCACAAACATATTCGCAGTAAACCCGATGAAGTCATCAAGGCCATTGTGGATACGAATGGTCTGATCGGCATCTGTTGTATTCCCCGGTACCTGGGCGGCAAAGGAGATATCAGCGCGTTGCTGGACCATGTTGATTACGTGGTCAAGAATTTCGGCATCGACTATGTCGCCATCGGTACTGACGTGTCTTACACTTCGCGCAATAATTCGCTGGAACGCAAAAAAGTGCCGCGTGCTCCGCGGTCGCGCACTGCCTGGCGCAGCTTGTGGCCTAAAGATCCCTTTGTCGAGTCACCCGAAATGCGAACCAGCGTCTCCTGGACCAACTGGCCTCTGTTTACGGTCGGACTCGTCCAGCGGGGATACTCCGATGCCGACGTCCAGAAAATTATTGGTGGCAATGTATTACGTGTCTGTCAGGAATCTCTGACTTAA
- a CDS encoding NAD-dependent epimerase/dehydratase family protein translates to MRVLITGAAGYVGRYFAAHWQPTNDLELVLADIHPLADDPRFITLDLTDAAQTRAAMENIDAVIHLAKQADEGPLEGDELNGKRFDVNVKGTFNLLEAAHAAGVKRFIFTSTVMTVLGYPAPQWVESDAPPLPVGSYALTKQLCEVMCQHYARAYGMSIVCLRIPKPIDLEHPLWKTHPLRPQWVPFPDLLQAYQKALTAEISGCEVITIVGESSNRRWDLSKAEKLLGYRPTLIPEELGYAMGTEDQPIPTEDHYA, encoded by the coding sequence ATGCGAGTTTTAATTACAGGTGCCGCCGGTTATGTCGGTCGCTATTTCGCCGCACACTGGCAACCGACGAATGACCTGGAACTGGTGCTGGCAGACATTCATCCTCTTGCCGATGATCCACGGTTTATCACTCTTGATCTCACAGATGCAGCGCAGACCCGTGCGGCAATGGAAAACATCGACGCCGTCATTCACCTGGCAAAACAGGCTGACGAAGGCCCGCTGGAAGGGGATGAGTTAAACGGAAAACGTTTTGATGTGAATGTGAAAGGCACATTTAACCTGCTGGAGGCAGCCCATGCTGCTGGCGTGAAACGCTTTATCTTTACCAGTACGGTGATGACGGTGCTCGGCTATCCAGCGCCACAATGGGTGGAATCGGATGCGCCGCCACTGCCCGTGGGTTCGTATGCCCTGACAAAACAGCTTTGCGAAGTCATGTGTCAGCATTACGCACGCGCGTATGGCATGTCGATTGTCTGTCTGAGGATCCCCAAGCCGATCGACCTGGAACACCCGCTCTGGAAGACACATCCACTACGGCCTCAATGGGTGCCTTTTCCCGACTTGTTACAGGCTTACCAGAAAGCACTGACCGCCGAGATTTCAGGCTGCGAAGTCATAACCATCGTGGGTGAAAGTTCCAACCGACGCTGGGATCTCAGCAAAGCCGAAAAACTGCTGGGCTATCGACCGACACTCATTCCAGAAGAACTGGGATACGCCATGGGAACCGAAGATCAGCCGATTCCCACGGAAGACCATTATGCCTGA
- a CDS encoding leucine-rich repeat domain-containing protein has translation MSKAATGSEEEVPQESTLETDIKSLKEISANLKMDYNGNISQVSFSGSKLVDAGLVYLGRLSKLRKLDLSGSKVTDEGMVHLKSLKSLREITLHGIPVSDSGLAEFKKLSNLEILNLSRTKVTDAGLKHLKGLDSLKELFLTGLEISADGLAQLSGLKSLETLGLSETQITDEALAHLKTLKKLRVLLLRDTQITDEGLKQIKGLTRLQRLWLRNTQITDDGMKYLTKMKDMEWLELNDTQITNAGISEIKVLENIVDMNLRNTDVNDKCISSLKKMKNLSTLYIDGTEITEEGIAKLEKSLPYCRVEQ, from the coding sequence ATGAGTAAAGCTGCCACCGGTTCAGAGGAAGAAGTTCCCCAGGAATCAACACTGGAAACCGATATCAAGTCACTGAAAGAAATCAGTGCTAACTTGAAGATGGATTACAACGGTAACATTTCGCAGGTTTCGTTTTCAGGTTCCAAGCTGGTTGATGCAGGTCTGGTTTATCTGGGTCGCCTGTCCAAACTGCGAAAACTGGATCTCTCCGGTTCCAAAGTGACTGACGAGGGAATGGTTCATCTCAAGTCCTTGAAAAGTCTGCGTGAGATCACGCTGCATGGGATTCCCGTTTCTGATTCCGGACTGGCAGAATTCAAGAAACTGTCGAATCTGGAAATCCTGAACCTGTCGCGCACTAAAGTGACTGACGCAGGTTTGAAGCACCTGAAAGGACTGGACAGTCTGAAAGAGCTGTTTCTGACGGGACTCGAAATTTCAGCAGACGGGTTGGCACAGCTTTCTGGTTTAAAGAGCCTGGAAACGCTGGGTTTATCTGAGACCCAGATCACAGATGAGGCCTTGGCTCACCTCAAGACGCTGAAAAAACTGCGTGTGCTGCTCCTGCGTGATACTCAGATTACTGATGAAGGTCTCAAGCAGATTAAAGGCTTGACCCGCCTGCAGCGATTGTGGCTGCGAAATACGCAAATCACTGACGATGGAATGAAGTATCTGACCAAAATGAAAGACATGGAGTGGCTGGAACTGAATGATACTCAGATTACCAACGCCGGTATTTCCGAAATTAAAGTGCTCGAAAATATCGTGGATATGAACCTGCGAAATACGGACGTCAATGACAAGTGTATTTCGTCCCTCAAAAAGATGAAGAATTTGAGCACATTGTACATTGATGGTACTGAGATCACCGAAGAGGGGATTGCCAAGCTCGAAAAGAGCCTGCCTTACTGTCGCGTGGAACAGTAA
- a CDS encoding anti-sigma factor family protein encodes MKKELNNQELEKLVAYLDGEVTEQEAIEVEQSLSTDEETRAHVDGLERTWELLDKLPIAKASQEFTDKTLSTIKTVQLEALAEEEQKRGGFLSRKSKQQLRRATIAAGWTLGLACSVLVGYLITNQWVPDESDPLLEEFSFIENLDTYSEVQSLEFLEALKKSGTFNEIAQQQKR; translated from the coding sequence ATGAAAAAAGAATTGAATAATCAGGAACTCGAAAAGCTGGTCGCTTATCTCGATGGTGAGGTGACCGAGCAGGAAGCGATCGAAGTCGAGCAGTCGCTGTCGACAGACGAAGAAACACGCGCGCACGTTGACGGCCTGGAGCGGACCTGGGAACTGCTGGATAAACTGCCGATTGCCAAAGCATCTCAGGAATTTACCGACAAAACACTTTCCACCATCAAGACCGTGCAACTGGAAGCGCTGGCGGAAGAAGAACAGAAACGCGGCGGTTTTCTAAGCCGCAAATCAAAACAGCAGCTGCGCAGAGCAACCATCGCAGCAGGCTGGACTCTGGGTCTGGCGTGCTCTGTTTTGGTCGGCTATCTGATTACCAACCAGTGGGTCCCCGATGAATCCGATCCGCTGCTGGAAGAATTTTCGTTTATCGAAAATCTGGATACTTATTCCGAAGTACAAAGTCTGGAGTTTCTGGAAGCATTGAAAAAATCAGGAACGTTCAATGAAATCGCACAACAGCAAAAACGCTAA
- a CDS encoding RNA polymerase sigma factor: MVTTEIVNSPYLRDPDVQLMLRARDGDEGAFTELVANYQDRIVGIFCHLLGNQEAAEDLAQEVFLRIYRSRAKYEPKAKFSTWLFRIANNLASNSRRNKGRRKEVTLSPHDSGPLGIRPEEQLLMEKSGMMPTRQVGLRETQAVVRQALETLNERQQMAVLLHKFEGMSYADIGAAMKLSEAAVKSLLSRARENLRIQLEKHIKG, encoded by the coding sequence GTGGTTACAACGGAAATCGTGAACTCACCCTACTTACGTGATCCTGACGTGCAGTTGATGCTGCGCGCCCGGGACGGCGATGAAGGTGCGTTCACCGAGTTGGTAGCCAATTACCAGGACCGGATTGTCGGTATTTTCTGTCATCTGCTGGGAAATCAGGAAGCAGCGGAAGATCTGGCCCAGGAAGTCTTTTTGCGGATCTATCGGTCACGTGCCAAGTATGAACCCAAGGCGAAGTTTTCCACATGGTTGTTTCGGATTGCCAATAATCTGGCCAGCAATTCGAGGCGCAACAAAGGCCGCCGCAAAGAAGTCACTCTCAGCCCTCATGATTCCGGCCCCTTGGGAATCCGTCCCGAAGAGCAGTTACTGATGGAAAAATCGGGAATGATGCCGACGCGTCAGGTAGGATTGAGAGAGACTCAGGCTGTGGTGCGTCAGGCTTTGGAAACCCTCAACGAACGACAGCAAATGGCGGTATTGTTACATAAATTTGAAGGCATGAGTTATGCCGACATCGGCGCAGCAATGAAGCTCTCGGAAGCGGCAGTCAAATCATTATTATCACGGGCGCGTGAAAATTTGCGTATTCAACTGGAAAAACATATTAAAGGTTAA
- the eboE gene encoding metabolite traffic protein EboE produces the protein MTLNTLPLSYCTNVHPGLTVAEILQKLDEFTLPIQQQLGTPLAAGLWLAEPVIEEILSTADGIACFAQEIQNRDLTCYTLNAFPYGNFHSERVKENVYLPDWSQPERLEYTKGCARVLAALLPEDVEGSISTVPLGFKKFEHAPDFSKVCIEQLIELATFLKQLKEETGRTIRLAIEPEPFCVIEFTHELIVFFERLYERAAEKQLLGTVREYLGACYDVCHQAVEFEDIPGSIRQITHAEIRINKIHISNAIELDRPGENEAGRELLAQYAEPRYLHQTIGSLQNGDLYRIVDLTRDFLLDPDPRLKETEKLRVHFHVPVDAQSLGPLGTTYRELRQALATVKELDYAPHLEVETYTWEVLPGDQKPTLVEGLTRELQAAHNLLNTL, from the coding sequence ATGACTCTAAATACACTGCCTTTGAGTTATTGCACCAACGTGCATCCCGGGTTAACCGTCGCAGAAATCCTACAGAAACTCGACGAGTTCACGCTGCCGATTCAACAGCAGTTAGGTACCCCGCTGGCTGCCGGTCTGTGGCTGGCCGAACCAGTGATCGAAGAAATTCTCTCGACTGCTGACGGAATCGCATGCTTTGCTCAGGAAATACAGAACCGAGACCTGACCTGCTACACCCTGAATGCGTTCCCCTATGGAAACTTCCATAGTGAGCGCGTCAAAGAAAATGTTTACCTGCCCGACTGGTCACAGCCGGAACGTCTGGAATATACCAAAGGCTGTGCCCGGGTCCTCGCAGCGCTACTGCCTGAGGACGTGGAAGGCAGCATCTCTACAGTGCCCCTCGGGTTTAAAAAGTTCGAGCACGCGCCCGATTTCAGCAAAGTCTGTATTGAACAACTGATCGAACTGGCAACCTTTCTCAAACAACTGAAAGAAGAAACCGGACGTACCATTCGCCTGGCGATTGAGCCCGAACCCTTCTGTGTGATCGAATTCACGCATGAACTGATTGTGTTCTTTGAGCGATTGTATGAACGTGCCGCGGAAAAGCAGTTGCTGGGAACCGTCCGAGAATATCTGGGAGCCTGCTACGATGTCTGTCATCAGGCGGTGGAATTTGAAGACATCCCCGGTTCCATCCGACAGATCACCCATGCGGAAATCCGCATCAACAAAATTCACATTTCCAACGCGATCGAACTGGATCGTCCCGGCGAGAATGAAGCCGGCCGGGAATTACTGGCGCAGTATGCAGAGCCCCGTTATCTGCATCAGACAATCGGCAGCCTGCAGAACGGCGACCTGTATCGCATCGTGGATCTCACTCGCGACTTCCTGCTCGATCCGGATCCCCGTCTGAAAGAGACCGAAAAGCTGCGGGTGCATTTTCACGTTCCCGTGGATGCCCAGTCACTCGGCCCACTGGGGACCACGTACCGCGAGTTGCGCCAGGCGCTGGCAACCGTCAAAGAACTGGATTATGCACCGCATCTGGAAGTAGAAACCTATACCTGGGAAGTCTTGCCCGGAGATCAGAAACCGACCCTGGTCGAAGGATTGACGCGCGAACTGCAGGCGGCCCACAATCTTTTGAATACGCTTTAA